From Sodalis glossinidius str. 'morsitans', the proteins below share one genomic window:
- the guaD gene encoding guanine deaminase yields the protein MHSIKAIRGSFFDITHTVQHPDALEQAARFIEDGLIIIDGGKIRSLQTWEEGRNQLPPSIPLSNFPDKIIVPGFIDCHVHYPQTEMIGAWGSQLLEWLNQYTFPTESQYHCADHAAAMSDFFLDQLLRNGTTSALVFGTVHAASVETLFAAAFQRNMRLIAGKVMMDQHAPPALLETPAQSEHVTRRLIERWHNKGRLGYALTPRFAPTSSPQLLSVVGELKREYPDVWLQTHLSENPQEISWVQELYPEREGYLDVYHHYGLTGHKSVFAHCLHLEDKEWQCLAATRSAIAFCPTSNLFLGSGLFNLQKSWNAGVAVGIGSDVGAGTTFNALETLSEAYKVAQLQHYRLSVYEAFYHATLGAAQALALEGVIGNFAAGKEADMVILDPAATPLQRLRQQNGKDIHERLFALMILGDDRNIYQTRIQGEIAWQLGQEERPAP from the coding sequence ATGCATTCGATAAAAGCCATCCGCGGCAGTTTTTTTGATATCACCCATACCGTGCAACATCCCGATGCGCTGGAACAGGCCGCGCGTTTCATTGAAGATGGTCTAATCATCATCGATGGGGGCAAGATCCGCTCTTTACAGACCTGGGAAGAGGGGCGAAACCAGTTGCCGCCGTCAATTCCCCTCAGCAATTTTCCCGACAAAATCATTGTGCCGGGCTTTATCGATTGCCACGTACATTATCCACAGACCGAGATGATCGGCGCCTGGGGTAGCCAACTGCTGGAGTGGCTGAACCAATATACGTTTCCGACCGAGAGCCAATATCACTGTGCCGACCACGCGGCGGCGATGTCAGACTTTTTTCTCGATCAGCTGCTGCGCAACGGTACGACCAGCGCGCTGGTGTTCGGTACGGTGCACGCGGCATCGGTGGAGACACTATTTGCCGCGGCGTTTCAACGGAACATGCGACTGATTGCCGGGAAAGTCATGATGGATCAACATGCTCCGCCGGCGCTATTGGAAACCCCGGCGCAAAGTGAGCACGTGACACGCCGGCTGATTGAACGCTGGCACAACAAAGGGCGGTTGGGGTATGCATTAACGCCGCGCTTTGCCCCAACCTCATCGCCGCAATTGCTGTCGGTCGTGGGGGAATTGAAACGGGAATATCCCGATGTCTGGCTGCAAACCCATCTGAGCGAAAATCCGCAGGAAATCTCCTGGGTCCAGGAACTGTATCCCGAGCGGGAAGGTTATCTAGATGTTTATCATCATTACGGTTTGACCGGGCATAAAAGCGTTTTCGCCCACTGTCTGCATCTTGAGGATAAAGAGTGGCAATGTCTGGCGGCGACCCGTTCGGCTATTGCGTTTTGCCCCACATCAAACCTGTTTTTGGGCAGTGGGCTGTTTAACCTGCAGAAAAGCTGGAACGCCGGCGTCGCGGTGGGCATCGGTAGCGATGTGGGTGCCGGTACGACGTTCAATGCGCTGGAAACTTTGTCCGAAGCCTACAAAGTGGCGCAACTGCAACATTACCGGCTATCGGTTTATGAAGCCTTTTATCACGCCACGCTTGGCGCCGCCCAAGCGCTGGCGCTGGAGGGCGTTATCGGTAATTTCGCCGCTGGAAAAGAAGCGGATATGGTGATTCTGGATCCCGCCGCGACACCGTTGCAGCGGTTACGCCAGCAAAACGGCAAAGACATTCATGAGCGGTTGTTTGCCCTGATGATTCTAGGTGATGATCGCAATATCTATCAAACGCGTATTCAGGGTGAAATCGCCTGGCAGCTCGGGCAGGAGGAGCGGCCGGCGCCGTGA